The Pyrus communis chromosome 8, drPyrComm1.1, whole genome shotgun sequence region TTTGAAATGATCACGTAGGATATTGCAACTTTAGTGATTATAAAAAGAGTAATACTAGAgatactaaaattttaaattaaattttgtaaataggATGATTTAGTTATTGATGATTAGataattacttaaatattaattaatgtgtTTACTTTCAATTGATGACACGTCATTGCATCACCTttataaaaattcattaaaagggAAACACTTCTTTTACAGAGACATCAACCAAACACACATAAATATAGTGATGTTCTTCAACTGGATAAAAatgcttaaattaaactacaaattaaacTGCAAAATGCGAAAAAGAGTACGGCAAAAggatgtgtgtatgtgtgtatatactATATATAAAACTTAAATATTATATGGCCATCCCCTACATCATTGCTTACGTACTCTGTCAATTCCCACATCATTGGGAGAAACTTTTCGACGCCGGAAATATGTCTCAATACCCTTTCTTTTTTAAGAAACGTTATTGGCATAAGTGTATAttttataagtgtatttttctttttcaaatatagaaagtttggattgtaaaatgagattttcgGAGTgctaacaataatttttttttaacaagtaaTATTTATCTATATTAAGATAGAGGGTGagtttagtctcacaatgagctagcaataatgtggttcaaacttatctttggtgagaatcgaacctaagacctctcacttacaagtgaagaagaataccacttgaccgtagtactaagtggtgaTTTAGTACACTAATTGTTATAGTACAATTGGTTGGaactttgaaaaagaaaatttcaactaGTTAGATTATTACACTTAGCCCACTGTTTATTCCcgacacactaaaaaaatctctcatagCTAAGGCAAGATTGGGCGCATACCTCCACACTCAAATAAAGCTACAAAAATGCTATTTTTACcacatttttcatacaatatttaTATCACTTTCTAATAGAGACAAGATACACGTGTATTGGTCAAGATACACGTGTATTGGTTAATCATActtctattaaaaatataatataaatatagtaAGTGTAGCGTTACTCATAAAACCAATGTGAATCAAGGGAAAGGATCATTTCCACCAAGTTCACCAAGGCACACAATccggacctttgaaatttgatccaaccaCTACAAACAGAGActcactttaaaaattataataactttagccgttgtatcaaattttaaaggttTTGATTGTGTGTCTTGTTGGACTTGATGGAAagaatcctctccggatctcatTTCCtgaaaataaaaaccaacatAGTCCAAGCCCCAAACAATCAATTTAAGCCCACTAGTTCACATCCCATTTTTTCTCGTAGTGATAGATGCGAAAAGACTACGGCAACAAACATATTTCTTTGtatcatttaaaaaatagaaaaattaatgaaaaatgtttgaaaactttaagttttaacgataaggacaaaataaaaggtgaaatgaatagtactatgattgattttttagtataaaaatatagttttttttgttaaaataaacaataccagaagtttttcgttaaaattcccttaaaAAATAGTAGTCAAACTTGGTGGATGTgtaaaagataatttttttctttttcatcacTTTGAcatctaaaaaaaatattgtgacatttcagttttttcaaactttttaaattaattgttttttgtGGGCAATTCTAACGTTTATAGGCAAAAAGTATAATTACAAAGATTTTTCAaacgagattttttttttaatactttgacTTTGAATTTTCTTGTCCTTAATTCTCATTCATATAATAAATTTCATAACCATGACTATTTTTATGCCCTGTTTTATTATAGTGGAAttgattttttggtttttcttttccatttacTCGGATCTTATGTTTGCTAAACTCAAAATATTAGGTGTAGCCACATTAATTAGAACATCTATGTTCTTAGAGCCTTGAATGCTAGAAGAAAAGCACATATAACTAACAAGATTAAGTGAAATAATCGAATAATGGAGTCTTGGGTCCTAAAAGCACATAATAAATATTGCCAAAGTTCAACACTAAAGAGAAAATTAAGTGAAATACTTCCGGCACAAAGTATGGAAATGTTTCTAGAACTTTCCCACCTAAACATACTCCCTAATCTCGAGTAGTTAGGTGAGGAGGTAAAATGAATCCGTTGTTCATGCATTGGCTTCTCTAGTACAATATGAGTCACTTCAAATAGATTCATGTTCGGCCTAAAATACAATTAATCTGGCGTGGGTTAATAAGTCATGGATTCTCGGCTCAATAAGTGAAACCGATGGTTTTTTTTAGTCCGAACCGACTAAAGTTAATGTTAAATCAAAGTTTTCACGAGGTAGAATGTAAAGAGCATTTTCACAAGATCGAACCTCCtcagaaaattttaatttaacgaaaagcttacggtattgttcactttaacgaaaaaccatatttttacactaaaaaatcaattacggtattattcactttaacctttattttattcttatcattaaaactcaaaattttcataccatttttattaattttccttttaaaaaaccTCAAGTGAATGCGGCTAGTGCAAGAGTGACCGAAGAGATGGCAACCCTAAGCACCCCCTTATATCTCTGCCACGTCAACAACCAAACCCTCCATCCCCAACCGCCACTAACGACCTTCATTTCGCAAGCGACCCACCTCTTTCCTCAATCGACCACTGCACTAGCATCAAGCAGCTGAAGCAAGTCCACTCCCAAATTCTCCGTACAGGCCTTCTCTTGGACCCCTACTCCGCAAGCAAGCTTATCACCGTCTGTgtcttctcctccttctccaGCCTCGACTACGCCCGCCAAGTGTTCGACCAAATTCCCCAACCAAATCTCTACTTTGGAACACCCTCATTCACGCTTATGCATCGAGCACCGACCCGAATGAAAGCATCCTTGTATTTCTGGAAATGCTTTATAGCTGTATGGAAAGTTCCAATTTTTTACTTACCCGTTTGTGATCAAGGTGGCTTCAGAGCTCCGGGATTTTGAGCTCGGAAGAGGGTTTCATGGCATGGTGATAAAGGCCTCGCTTGGTTCGGATGTTGATATTCTCAATTCTCTGGTTCATTTCTATGGGTCATGCGGGTTTTGGATTTCGCATGGCGGGTTTTTGTGAAGACTACTAAGAAAGATGTTGTGTCTTGGAATTCTATGATCATGCTTTTGCGCAGGGGAATTGTCCAGAGGAGGCCTTGGAGTTGTTTAAGGAGATGGAGGCAGAGAATGTGAAGCCAAATGACATGACGATGGTGATGTGTTGTCAGCTTGCGCAAAGAAGGTGGATTTGGAGTTTGGGAGGTGGGTTTGTTCGTGTATcgaaaggaatgaaaatgatgaGAACTTGACTTTGAACAATGCTATGCTATGCTTGATATGTATGTGAAATGTGGGAGCATTGAGGAAGTGAAAAGATTGTTTGATAGGATGCCGGAGAAGGATATTTTCTCGTGGACTACAATGCTTGATGGGTATGCTCAAACATGAAATTATGATGAGGCTTGGTGGGTTTTCGCTGCAATGCCTGGTCAAGACATTGCTGCATGGAATGTCCTCATATCGTCTTATGAACAAAGTGGCAAGCAAAAAAGGAAGAGCCCGAAACCTTATGAGTGAGCCTGTGCTCAATTGGGAGCAATTGATCTTGGTGGCTGGATACATGTTTACACAAAGAAGCAGGGTATGAAGATGAATTGTCACCTCACAAACTCCGAAAACCCTCTTCCCtaacaaatttacaaaattgttttgtttgatttatcaTTGTAGaacaaaaacatatatattacaagCTGATAAATTcataatcaacatacaagaacaatgaaaaatttgtacattcatgagtttttaaacttgaaaaattAACAACCAATACTACTTAAACCCCGAATTCTCACCAATCACATCCTCGATAAATCTCCCAACAGAAGCAAATGAAGACCCTCCATCCTTCACAGCTTTTCTAGCCATCTTTCCCATCTCTTCCACCTTCTTCCTCACCTCACTATCCTTCTCCATCACACCAACCACAGCCCTCTCAATCTCGTCCGCCCCCACCACGTCAGCGCTGCCTCTCTTGTAATCCAGCCTCATCTCCAACGCCATCCCCAACTCCCTCGCCATCCTAAAAGCATTGAGCTGCTGCTCTGCATACATGGGCCACGTCGTAATAGGGACGCCATGCcacaagctctccaagattgAGTTCCACCCGCAGTGCGACAAGAACCCTCCGGTTGCACTGTGGGCCAGGATCTCCACCTGTGGGGCCCACCCACATATCAACCCTTTCTTCCCATTGGTCCTCTCCAAGAACCCATCTGGCAAAACTTCTTCAAGATTTGAGCAATCACATGGGACTGTGCCTATGGGTGACGGCATGCGCAGGGACCATAAAAACCTCTGCCCACTTTGTTCAAGCCCTAAGGCTATTTCCTTCACTTGCTCTGCCCTAAAGCTTCCCATGctaccaaaacacaaaaacacaaCAGATTTCTGAGGCTGGTCATCAAGCCATTTGATGATCCTGTCGCGCTGTGCCTGGTCTAGGTTGGAATGTGCCTGACCGTCATCCAGGTCGATCACTGGCCCGACTGGGTACAACGGAGGGATTCCGCCGTCAGTGGAAAACGATGTGATAGTGTGTGTCTCTAACTCTACAAATGTGTTTACTATAATGCCTCTGGTCTCTCTAAATCTTGAAGCCAACTTGATGTAAGCGGAGCACCTACCATCTGTCAAAGCCACTGGAAAAACTCTAGGAGGAACAGGGTGGACAATACCTAAGTGTCGAAAATTTTCAGTGTAAGAATCCAACTCCAAGAAATCAAAACTTTTCAACTGCAATGAAGTCTAAAAATATGTTGTTACAACGCATCTTTAAACATTGGACATGTTTGTCTTTTTCGGGGTGAGATAGCATTGTACTCGTTTGATACAGTGAAATTTCAttttgcagaaagcacttcTACTCTAAACACCTATGCTAGAAATGATTTCATATGACATGCTGATTTTTGTTTCCTGAAAAATGACTTGAAATGCTTCGTGAAGAAACCACTTGCATGTGCTTCTCCAGAAAGAGTCTTTATGACTCAGAAACACCTATAACTTTTCTTGTTAAACGCATTAAAAAACACTTGTGATTGTCTCAAACATACCTGGGATTGACCATTCGGGATCGGATTCTTCAACAGCAATCTGGTTTTTTTCATGAAGAATTGGAAGGTGGAGCATGAAAGCTAGATATCCTGCATTGCTTGTCAGGAAAAGATAAGAAGGAATATTGAGTtctttggccacatcaatcatGGACACACAGAAGAAATCAACTACCAAAGCAGCAACACGAATCGAATCTGAACTATTAGCACTAGAGGAGACGAGGTTGGTGATGATTTTCTTGACACTTGGGACTTGACTCTCAATGTAAAGAGAGAAGAACTTTGCTGGTGACTTGTACATCTCTTGCGGAGGTCGATCTTGAGGTTGTGGGACATCAATGAATCGGATTCGGGGTTCTGAGGCTGCAATCGATTTTGTGTATGAACTTAGAGTGGTTGGGAAGTATGACTGGATGGCAAGAATGGTGATCGAAATTCTGTCGTTGCGATCGATCAAACGCTTTGCGAATTGCAGCGTTGGCACAAGGTGGCCTGCTCCTGGTGATGGGATGAACACTAGTTCCACTTTCTTCATCTTTCTCGGTTGTTCTTTCACTCTTTCTGGTTTCTACTTTCTACTTTCTTTGCGCATCAACCACACACATAAATATAGTGATGTTCTTCCATTGGATAAAAATGCTTAATTTGAACTACATATTAAACTGCAAAATGCGAAAGAGAGTACGGCaaaaggatatatatatatataacttaaaTATTATATGGCCCTCCCCTACATCATTGCTTACGTACTCCGTCAATTCCTTGCTTACTCTGTCAATTATCTCACTGGGAGAAATTTTTGGACGCAGGAAATGTTCCGAGCCCCAAACAATGAATTTAAGCCCACTAGTTCATATCCCATTTTTAAAGTAGCGATGATAGATGCGAAAAGACTACGGCAACAGACATCTTTGTTTCTATCATTgaaaaaatattagtcaaaCTTGGTGGATGTGTAAAAGATATTTTTTGCCTTTCATCACTTTgacctataaaaaaaaatagagatgtgTTATTCACATatttcattttacttcttacacatttGTGACAATTTCTATATGtggatcttcttcaattcatctagTTCgatggccgaaaattaaaagagtgtgtgagaaataaaattggatgtgtggatatcacatcccaaAAAATATTGTGACATTTCagttttttcaaactttttaaattaattggTTTTTACGGGCAATTCTAACGTTTATAGTAAAAAAGGATAATCACAATAGATTtttcaaatgagattttttttaatactttgactctgaattttcttgttcttaattctcattcatataataaattgagaaattttattcaGGCTCATTTATCCTCTTTTTACACCAAACTTATCTTTTTTTGCCTTGAAATTCCAAAAGTGCCCAACAATTCTCTTTTTACAcccataataaaaaaagaacaaaaaataaaaaatgaaattacaacACTAAGAAACTCTAGCCACCCAATCTCTCCAAACCCCAACCACCCCCAATTTTTACCCGTCCCTAACCCCCCACCACCACCTCTCCTACCACCCACAATGAAAACTCCAAAGATCTCAGCCATCACTCACTCTAACTTGTCGTTCAAGGACTGGACAATTATATTACTCGGGAACTTTATCACTCACTCTAATTTGTCGCAAATGAAGAACTTTGAGGGACTTGAAATTAGGAGTGTGTCTACAAGGTTGTAGACTTGGATTGTCAAAACTCATCAAATTCTCCCATGCATAATGCAAGAACTACTCCAACGTAGACCCTTTATTTGCACTGATACTAATACATAATAGCTAGCAGGCAAATGCATATCGTTGGAAGCAAAACCGTCAGCAAAAAACTCTAACTCAAGTGTTTGAACTCTCTTTTCTAATGCAAACCGAACCATCTATCAATGGACCTTGCATTGCAAAAACCTAGAAAGAAAGCAAGCCTTGGGTCGTTCTACGTTCAAGTCTTTATGTTGCGCCAACACATGATTCACCCATTTGGCGTATCTAAAGCTTAGCTAGGATCGAAGTTAATGGGATCGAAGTTGAGAGTCCTGGTAAACGCCCAGAGATACCACCATCACCTAGAAAGAATACTTGTAGTTGTTGCATGCTTGAGCGGCAAGAGCGCCAATATACTAACAAGAAAGATTAGAAGGGGGTAGTGATGGTTAGATATTTTGGGTTTTCATTGTGGACAGTAAGGAATGTGGCAGTGGGGGGTTGGGGAAGGGTAGAAATTGAGAGTGATTGGGATTTGGAGAGATAGGGTGGCCGGAGTTTTCTAGtgcttgaattttattttatttttttgttcttttgcatTTTGGGTGTAAAGAGAGAATTATTGGGCACATTcggaatttcaaaataaaaaataataagttgggtgtagaaagaacATTTGTGTAGCACACTTGGATCTTATGTTTGCTAAACTCAAAATATTAGGTGTAGCCACATTAATTAGAACATTTGTGTTCTTAGAGCCTTGAATACTAGAAGAAAAGCACCTATAACTAACAAGATTAAGTGAATACTCGAATAATGGAGTCTTTGGTCCTAAAAGCACATAATAAATATCGCCAAAGTTCAATACCAAAGAGAAAATTAAGTGAAATACTTCCGGCACAAAGTATGGAAATGTTTCTAGAACTTTCCCACCTAAACCTACCCCTAATCTCAAGTAGTTAGGTTAGGAGGTAAAATGAATCCATTGTTCATGCATTggcttctctaatacaatatgAGTCGCTTCAAATAGATTCATGTTCGGCCTACGATACAATTAATCTGGCATAGGTTACATCTAAGTTAATAAGTCATGCATTATCGGCTCAACAAGTGACACTGATGGTTTTTTTAGTCCGAACTGGCTAAAGTTAATGTCAAATCAAAGAACTTTTTCACGAAGTATAACGTAAAGAGCGTTTTTACAAGATCGAACCTCCTCATGGAATTTAAAATACCTCAAGTGAATGAGGCTAGTGCGAGAGTGACCACAGAAGGCAACTCTAAGCACCCCCTGATATCTCTGCCACGTCAACCACCAAACCCTCCATCCCCAACCGCCACTAACGACCTTCATTTCTCAAGCGACCCACCTCTTTCCTCAATCGACCACTGCACCAGCATCAAGCAGCTGAAGCAAGTCCACTCCCAAATGCTCCGTACAGGCCTTCTCTTCGACCCCTACTCCGCCAGCAAGCTTATCACCGTCTGTGCCATCTCCTCCTTCTCCAGCCTCGACTATGCCCGCCAAATGTTCAACCAAATTCCCCAACCAAATCTCTACTCTTGGAACACCCTCATTCATGCTTATGCGTCGAGCACCGACCCGACTGAAAGCATGCTTGTATTTCTGGAAATGCTTTATCGCTGCATGGAAAGTTCCAATTTTTTACTTATGATGAGGCTTGGTGGGTTTTCGCTGCAATGCCTGGTCAAGACATTGCTGCATGGAATGTCCTCATTTCGTCTTATGAACAAAGTGGCAAGCAAAAAAGGAAGAGCCCGAAACCTTATGAGTGAGCCTGTGCTCAATTGGGAGCAATTGATCTTGGTGGCTGGATACATGTTTACGCAAAGAAGCAGGGTATGAAGATGAATTGTCACCTCACAAACTCCAAAAACCCTCTTCCCtaacaaatttacaaattccTTTCGTTTGATTTATCATTGTAGAATGAAAGCATATAAATCACGAACTGATAAATTCATAATCAACATATAAGAACAAGGAAAAATTAGTACATTCATGAGTtcttaaacttaaaaaattaacaaccactacttaaaaccctaattctcaCCAATCACATCCTCAATAAATCTCCCAACAGAAGCAAATGAAGATCCTCCACCCTTCACAGCTTTTCTAGCCATCTTTCCCATCTTTTCCACCTTCTTCCTCACCTCACTATCCTTCTCCATCACACCAACCACAGCCCTCTCAATCTCGTCCGCCCCCACCACGTCAGCGCTGCCCCTCTTGTAATCCAGCCTCATCTCCAACGCCATCCCAAACTCCCTCACCATCCTAAAAGCATTGAGCTGCTGCTCTGCATACATGGGCCACGTCGCAATAGGGACGCCATGCCACAAGCTCTCCAAGATCGAGTTCCACCCGCAGTGCGACAAAAACCCTCCGGTCGCACTGTGGGCCAGGATCTCCACCTGTGGGGCCCACCCACATACCAACCCTTTCTTCCCATTGGTCCTCTCCAAGAACCCATCTGGCAAAACTTCTTCAAGATTTGAGCAATCACTTGGGACTCTGCCTTTGGGTGACGGCATGCGCAGGGACCATAAAAACCTCTGCCCGCTCTGTTCAAGCCCTAAGGCTATTTCCTTCACTTGCTCTACCCTAAAGCTTCCCATGctaccaaaacacaaaaacacaaCAGATTTCTGAGGCTGGTCATCAAGCCATTTGATGATCTTGTCGCGCTGTGCCTGGTCTAGATTGGAATGTGCCTGACCGTCATCCAAGTCGATCACTGGCCCAACTGGGTACACCGGAGGGATTCCGTCATCATTGGAAAACAATGTGATAGCGTGTGTCTCTAACTCCACAAATGTGTTTACTATAATGCCTCTAGTCTCTCTCAATCTTGAAGCCAACTTGATGTAAGTGGAGCCGCCATCATCTGTCAAAGCCACCGGCAAAACTCTAGGGGGGACCGGGTGGACAATACCTAGTTGTCGAAAATTTCCAAAGTGTAAGAATCCAAcgccaagaaatcaaaactTTTCGAATGGAATGAAGTCTAAAAATATGTTGTTACAACGCGTCTTTAAACATTGgacatgtttgtttttttgggggGAGATAGCATTGTACTCGTTTGATAAAGTGAAATTTCTTCTGCAAAGCACTTGTACTCGTAAGCACCTATGCTAGAAATGATTTCATATCACACGttgatttttgtttattaaaaagtcaattgcTTCCTCAAAAGGGACTTGAAATTCTTTGTGAAGAAACCTCTTGCAATGTGCTTATCTTGAAAAAACCCTTATGACTCAATTTATGTTACACGCATTGAAAAGCACTTGTGATTGTCACAAACATACCTGGGATTGACCATTCGGGATCGGATTCTTCGACAGCAATCTGGTTTTTTTCATGAAGAATTAGAAGGTGGAGCATGAAAGCTAGATATCCTGCGTTGCTTGTCATGAAAAGATAAGAAGGAATATTGAGTTCCTTGGCCATATCAATCATGGACACACAGAAGAAATCAACTACCAAAGCAGCAACACGAATCGAATCTGAACTATTAGCACTAGAGGGGACGAGTTTGGTGATGATTTTCTTGACACTTGGGACGTGACTCTCAATATAAAGAGAGAAGAACTTTGCTGGTGACTTGTACATCTCTTGCGGAGGTCCATCTTGAGGTTGTGGGACATCAATGATTCGGATTCGGGGTTCTGAGGCTGCAATCGATTTTGTGTATGAACTTAGAGTGGTTGGGAAGTATGACTGGATGGCAAGAATGGTGATCGAAATTCTGTCGTCGCGACCGATCAAACGCTTTGCGAATTGGAGCGTTGATACAAGGTGGCCTGCTCCTGGTGCTGGGATGAACACTAATTCCACTTTCTTCATCTTTCTCGATTGTTCTTCCACTCTTTCTGGTTTCTACGTATCAAACTGCAAAATGCGAAATAGAGTACGGCAAAAGGACTCGATTGTATATATTGGAACCGGATCCCTTCGGATTCAAAAAAATCTGACCCTAAGAATCAAATGATCCGGACCATTGtaatttgttataatttttagagaggTTCCTATTTATAACCGtcatatcaaatttcaacggtccagaTCATTTGATCTTTAAGCTCAAATTTTTTGGATCCAAAGAAGATGCGGGTCTGTGtattttaaacttaaatatTATATGGCTCTCCCCTACATCATTGCTCAATTTTCTCATGGGGAGAAATTTTTCGATGCCGTAAATATAGCTGAGTATACTAATtgttataatataattagttgaattaaaaataaaaaaaaatcagctaGTTATTTATTACACAGGGCACCATTTTTTCAACACGCTAAAAAATATCTCCTAGGTAAGGCAAGACCGGGCACATGACCCCACTAGTTCGCATCCCATTTTTTATAGTAGTGATAGATGCGATATGTCTAAGGCAACAgccaagaagaacaagaaagcTAGccgcacaaaaacaaaataaaagtttaattCCACGCGAAAAGTCTATGCAATATCTTGTAGGATATTAAATCACCATCATCAATTGCATTTGACCGAATCAATTGATCATTTGAAATTATCATGTAGGATATTGCAACTTTAGACCACCTCTAATGGTGGGCTAAATGTTAAATTCTTCCACAAAATTTTCCTCCATACTAACTCGAACCCAAGGAGAAAATGTAGGCTAGATGCTAAAAGGGGAAGGCCAGAAACCACCCAAGATTTAGCCCAAAATCGAAGTGGGCCCCACCGAAGAGAGTGGTTTTCAGAATTTGGGCTCCAAACCCAGCCCGTGGACTCGCCAAACGCACGATCCTTCCGACCAGCCAAGACCTACCCACGTGGGCCTGTCGGCCACGTTCCCCGAAGTTCCAACGACTCTTTCGATTGAACAGCTGTGATCATCAGGCCGTTggtttagattcaaattttattttattttatacttatatattattgaatccaacggctgagttcgaatataatcaaatctaacggtaaaaaaagatataacggcccaaatttaaattcaacggctaaaataattaaaaaaaaattatttaactcaaaattcatccaaaaactctataaatgcctatgtatttgttcaaacattcacacaaaactcaattttctcctacaattcttccaatttatctttctaccatttctttccatttccaaattgttcaacatggcaagagagCATACTAGAGGTCATAATTATTGTTTCTATTAATCtagatgccttcaataattATTGTACTTATTATTCCACACTTTGATGTATAAtagatgccttcaataattcAACCTCCATTCAATAATTTATCTAACGTACTAGACAAAATACTTTGCACAAGAAGacacttaaatttattaatagaaaataacaacatagtacaattaaaattattacataaatgCTTAACCAACATCATCAACGTTCACCTTCTCGGCGCTATACATGCTCAACCAAATCCTTGCATAGTGTATCATTACATTGAGGAGCTTGAATTCTATTTAAACGTCTCATATACTCAGTCAAGGTGACCTTATCCTGTCGGGTTTCATATGTggttgaaagtttggtgttgaaCGGTTGGTGAATTAAAAGTTAGTCCAAGATTGAAAGATTGGTGGAAAGTTGAAGgcttgctttgtggaaaatttagtaatttttcaatatttattggaacTTAAatgtttttagattaaaatgttcataaaattaatttacgatagtctatattttttttaaaatttaatttaagaaaaaaaatagcctaagttcattctttaataattccgggctaaaattttagtccaaaacgGTTGGAGctgaaaaactgtttctgggctaaaagcttccgggttaaaaaatttagcttttaaccCAACCATTGGAGTTAGTCTTaatgattataaaaaaagtaaTACTGGaggaactaaaattttaaattaaa contains the following coding sequences:
- the LOC137741980 gene encoding UDP-glycosyltransferase 71K2; this encodes MKKVELVFIPSPGAGHLVPTLQFAKRLIDRNDRISITILAIQSYFPTTLSSYTKSIAASEPRIRFIDVPQPQDRPPQEMYKSPAKFFSLYIESQVPSVKKIITNLVSSSANSSDSIRVAALVVDFFCVSMIDVAKELNIPSYLFLTSNAGYLAFMLHLPILHEKNQIAVEESDPEWSIPGIVHPVPPRVFPVALTDGRCSAYIKLASRFRETRGIIVNTFVELETHTITSFSTDGGIPPLYPVGPVIDLDDGQAHSNLDQAQRDRIIKWLDDQPQKSVVFLCFGSMGSFRAEQVKEIALGLEQSGQRFLWSLRMPSPIGTVPCDCSNLEEVLPDGFLERTNGKKGLICGWAPQVEILAHSATGGFLSHCGWNSILESLWHGVPITTWPMYAEQQLNAFRMARELGMALEMRLDYKRGSADVVGADEIERAVVGVMEKDSEVRKKVEEMGKMARKAVKDGGSSFASVGRFIEDVIGENSGFK
- the LOC137741981 gene encoding UDP-glycosyltransferase 71K2-like, whose protein sequence is MKKVELVFIPAPGAGHLVSTLQFAKRLIGRDDRISITILAIQSYFPTTLSSYTKSIAASEPRIRIIDVPQPQDGPPQEMYKSPAKFFSLYIESHVPSVKKIITKLVPSSANSSDSIRVAALVVDFFCVSMIDMAKELNIPSYLFMTSNAGYLAFMLHLLILHEKNQIAVEESDPEWSIPGIVHPVPPRVLPVALTDDGGSTYIKLASRLRETRGIIVNTFVELETHAITLFSNDDGIPPVYPVGPVIDLDDGQAHSNLDQAQRDKIIKWLDDQPQKSVVFLCFGSMGSFRVEQVKEIALGLEQSGQRFLWSLRMPSPKGRVPSDCSNLEEVLPDGFLERTNGKKGLVCGWAPQVEILAHSATGGFLSHCGWNSILESLWHGVPIATWPMYAEQQLNAFRMVREFGMALEMRLDYKRGSADVVGADEIERAVVGVMEKDSEVRKKVEKMGKMARKAVKGGGSSFASVGRFIEDVIGEN